The Pseudomonas allokribbensis genome has a window encoding:
- a CDS encoding DUF1631 domain-containing protein gives MHNDGNVVPLHKAATDQATHSPLARLPVILLQVRDKAAQRLRNGLQELFDNADDTLFEMADRARNDVEQNIFFEAMRDLRLKRKNIERGFLEQFFEAFVGLTQYDPAQNVVSHALQYEDTTARTDDMERSVAIETMVGRVLNRDGFALDQLTARLSALLGKSLDDQHNPLGPAMLCEYFLQAGRNLGVEIKVKLILLKLFEHYVLADTDQLFAEANQLLVATGVLPELKPAPARRARDHASASAHSEFDDLDQSPADAGVQEVFAALQELLMHVRGSVAPTLEPSAATQPISTRDLLRLLSHLQQYVPALAGQEDFDLRNQLEQLLTRVSVKSGKSRIVGGADEDVINLVAMVFDCILDDRNLPDSLKALIARLQIPMLKVAVIDKSFFSRSSHPARRLLNEIAEAAMGWGECDGDARDSLYLRIEQVVQRLLTDFVDDPAIFSELLADFLTFTSDERRRSELLEQRLRDAEEGRAKTELARLRVEQALNQAMLGKVLPPSVVTFVQTAWGKVLLLTCLKHGDQSAEWQADVQTMEQLIWSVQRHEDAESGLRLLSLVPGLLKSLRDGLSSSAFDPFATSEFFSALEALHVRLLQPSVEPDQVESPPMIQVSQAIVLQTADEGNLTLGAGRLPADEASLRQVDQLRLGSWVAFEEDEEHTLRCKLAAIIEATGKYVFVDRTGMKVQERNRIALAMEFRRGTVRALDDTLLFDRALESVLGNLRRLNRGK, from the coding sequence ATGCACAACGACGGGAATGTAGTGCCTTTGCACAAGGCTGCTACCGATCAGGCGACTCACTCGCCGCTCGCCCGCCTGCCTGTGATTCTGCTTCAGGTTCGCGACAAGGCTGCACAGCGCCTGCGCAACGGTTTGCAGGAGCTGTTCGATAACGCCGACGACACGCTGTTCGAAATGGCCGACCGGGCGCGCAACGACGTCGAACAGAACATCTTTTTCGAAGCCATGCGCGACCTGCGCCTCAAGCGCAAGAACATCGAGCGTGGCTTTCTCGAGCAATTCTTCGAGGCCTTTGTCGGCCTCACTCAATATGATCCCGCCCAGAATGTCGTGTCTCATGCATTGCAGTACGAAGACACCACGGCGCGCACCGACGACATGGAGCGCAGCGTAGCGATCGAGACCATGGTTGGCCGTGTGCTGAATCGCGACGGTTTCGCCCTCGATCAATTGACCGCGCGGCTCAGCGCGCTGCTGGGCAAATCCCTCGATGATCAACACAACCCGCTGGGCCCGGCGATGCTGTGTGAGTACTTCCTGCAGGCCGGGCGCAATCTGGGCGTGGAGATCAAGGTCAAACTGATCCTGCTCAAACTGTTCGAGCACTACGTGTTGGCCGATACCGACCAGCTCTTCGCGGAGGCCAATCAACTGTTGGTCGCTACAGGCGTGTTGCCCGAGCTGAAACCGGCACCGGCCCGTCGCGCCAGGGATCATGCTTCGGCCAGTGCACACAGCGAATTCGACGATCTCGATCAATCCCCGGCGGACGCGGGTGTGCAGGAGGTTTTCGCCGCACTCCAGGAACTGTTGATGCACGTGCGCGGCAGCGTCGCGCCGACCCTTGAGCCAAGCGCGGCGACTCAGCCGATTTCCACCCGCGACCTGTTGCGCCTGCTCTCGCATTTACAGCAGTACGTGCCGGCGCTGGCGGGGCAGGAAGACTTCGATCTGCGCAATCAGCTAGAGCAATTGCTGACCCGGGTCAGCGTGAAAAGCGGTAAATCACGGATCGTCGGTGGCGCCGACGAGGATGTGATCAACCTGGTTGCCATGGTTTTCGACTGCATTCTGGATGACCGCAACCTGCCGGATTCGCTCAAGGCGCTGATCGCCCGGTTGCAGATTCCGATGTTGAAAGTCGCGGTGATCGACAAGAGCTTTTTCAGCCGCAGCAGCCACCCGGCGCGACGCCTGCTCAACGAAATCGCCGAAGCGGCCATGGGCTGGGGCGAGTGCGACGGCGATGCACGTGACAGCCTCTATCTGCGCATCGAACAAGTGGTGCAGCGTCTGCTGACGGACTTCGTCGATGACCCGGCGATTTTCTCCGAGCTGCTGGCGGATTTTCTCACCTTCACCAGCGACGAGCGTCGCCGCAGTGAATTGCTTGAACAGCGTCTGCGCGATGCCGAAGAGGGCCGCGCGAAAACCGAACTGGCCCGCCTGCGTGTCGAACAGGCATTGAACCAGGCGATGCTGGGCAAAGTCCTGCCACCGTCGGTGGTGACCTTCGTCCAGACGGCCTGGGGCAAGGTGTTGCTGCTGACGTGCCTCAAGCACGGCGATCAGTCCGCCGAATGGCAAGCCGACGTGCAGACCATGGAGCAGTTGATCTGGAGTGTGCAGCGTCACGAGGATGCCGAGTCAGGCTTGCGCTTGCTGTCGCTGGTGCCGGGCTTGCTCAAGTCGCTGCGTGACGGGCTGAGCAGTTCTGCCTTCGACCCGTTTGCCACCAGCGAGTTTTTCAGTGCGCTGGAAGCATTGCACGTTCGTTTGCTGCAGCCCTCCGTCGAGCCGGATCAGGTTGAATCGCCGCCGATGATCCAGGTGTCACAGGCCATCGTTCTGCAGACCGCCGACGAAGGCAATCTGACCTTGGGCGCGGGGCGTTTGCCGGCCGATGAGGCGAGCCTGCGCCAGGTCGATCAATTGCGTCTGGGCAGTTGGGTGGCGTTCGAAGAAGATGAAGAACACACCTTGCGCTGCAAACTGGCGGCAATTATCGAGGCGACCGGCAAGTATGTGTTTGTCGACCGCACCGGGATGAAAGTGCAGGAGCGCAATCGCATCGCCCTGGCCATGGAGTTCCGTCGCGGGACGGTGCGGGCGCTGGATGACACCTTGTTGTTCGACCGCGCGCTGGAGTCGGTGCTCGGTAACTTGCGGCGGCTCAATCGCGGCAAGTGA
- the ampD gene encoding 1,6-anhydro-N-acetylmuramyl-L-alanine amidase AmpD has product MQLDPASGWCHGVQVCPSPNFNERPAGEVSLLVIHNISLPPAQFATGKVQEFFQNRLDVTEHPYFAGIADLRVSAHFLIERDGKVTQFVSCLERAWHAGVSVFEGRETCNDFSVGIELEGTDDLPFTDAQYQALIVLTRHLQKAFPAITVERICGHSDIAPGRKTDPGPAFDWARYRAALAQEEGQ; this is encoded by the coding sequence ATGCAGTTGGATCCCGCAAGCGGGTGGTGTCACGGGGTGCAGGTCTGCCCGTCACCCAACTTCAATGAACGCCCGGCGGGCGAAGTGTCCCTGTTGGTCATCCACAACATCAGCCTGCCGCCGGCGCAGTTCGCCACCGGCAAGGTGCAGGAATTTTTCCAGAATCGTCTGGATGTCACGGAGCATCCCTATTTTGCGGGGATCGCCGACCTGCGCGTCTCCGCGCATTTCCTGATCGAACGTGACGGCAAGGTCACCCAGTTTGTCTCCTGTCTTGAGCGTGCCTGGCATGCCGGCGTTTCGGTGTTCGAAGGGCGGGAAACCTGTAACGATTTTTCTGTGGGCATCGAACTCGAAGGTACCGATGATCTGCCGTTCACCGATGCGCAGTATCAGGCGTTGATCGTGCTGACCCGCCATTTGCAAAAAGCGTTTCCGGCGATCACTGTCGAACGTATCTGCGGGCACAGCGATATCGCACCCGGACGCAAGACCGACCCTGGACCCGCATTCGACTGGGCACGCTACCGCGCCGCCCTGGCACAAGAGGAAGGACAATGA
- the ampE gene encoding regulatory signaling modulator protein AmpE, producing MSFLVLLLAVWIEKFSALRHRVQRDGGWIRELHKLESGQLAKRPWLVLVILVLLPVALLGLLLVVLDPVAYGLLALPVHLLVVIYSLGRGDLLGGLGPFRDAWRREDLQAAAHVAKRDLDICAESGEQLLEQVQRHLLWQAYQSFFAVIFWYFLLGPVAALSYRLLALAEENAQNPALAERAGQLRHAFDWVPVRLLAASFALVGNFVAVSRVMLHELLNWNISAAQLINKVGLAAGEIPPAAVGPEGINTLDCLWELLLRAAVLWYAGFALWTVLH from the coding sequence ATGAGTTTTCTGGTGTTACTGCTGGCGGTCTGGATCGAGAAGTTCTCGGCCCTGCGCCATCGGGTTCAACGCGATGGCGGATGGATCCGCGAACTGCACAAGCTTGAAAGTGGCCAATTGGCAAAGCGGCCGTGGCTGGTGCTGGTCATTCTGGTGCTCCTGCCGGTGGCGTTGCTGGGGTTACTGCTGGTGGTGCTGGATCCGGTCGCCTACGGCTTGCTGGCCCTGCCGGTGCATCTGCTGGTGGTGATTTACAGTCTGGGTCGCGGCGATCTGCTCGGCGGTCTGGGCCCGTTCCGCGATGCCTGGCGCCGGGAAGACTTGCAGGCCGCCGCCCATGTGGCCAAACGCGATCTGGATATCTGTGCCGAAAGTGGCGAGCAATTGCTGGAGCAAGTGCAGCGCCATCTGTTGTGGCAGGCCTATCAGAGCTTCTTTGCAGTGATTTTCTGGTACTTCCTGCTCGGTCCGGTTGCCGCGCTGAGCTATCGCCTGCTGGCGCTGGCTGAAGAAAACGCGCAGAACCCGGCACTGGCCGAGCGGGCAGGGCAACTGCGGCACGCGTTCGACTGGGTGCCGGTGCGCTTGCTGGCGGCGAGTTTCGCCCTGGTCGGCAACTTCGTTGCGGTCAGCCGGGTCATGCTGCATGAACTGTTGAACTGGAACATCAGCGCCGCGCAATTGATCAACAAGGTCGGTCTGGCTGCCGGGGAAATCCCGCCCGCCGCCGTCGGCCCGGAAGGCATCAACACCCTCGATTGCCTGTGGGAATTGCTGCTGCGTGCCGCCGTGTTGTGGTATGCCGGATTTGCGCTGTGGACCGTGTTGCACTAG
- a CDS encoding methyl-accepting chemotaxis protein produces MKSLLYPAVSLMNRLSFGMKFSLISVLFLVPMLVTNFYLVRDSYREFQGTRVELQSLDLLGSSLTLRRDLETLNNLVQINVTLGQSGKAGNVEAQITGLEQNVLARLQGLTAMTEDPEQIKVFDAKRDEMITAFKAQQAENSLQSKSALIGKLLGSAQIFSQIIASQAGLSRDTQSDIRQLSELVTAITPAITQTLGEGRAVGSFSLGQGFLNSSSSTRFDELLAQIEKLQGEYGLKLQDALGSSKAARDSLSAVADASKASLKQASEIFEEQVVVAETLDAPWQAFYDQVTALMDRTYQLNEATLKFLDTQLQQRLAQNRTHMVLQAVALSVVFVLIFYLYGGFYASTRTTLKRLGAMMDKVAAGDMTVNFVAHSRDELGELGEVFNGTVRKIHDLIERVGHTVGEVERQAGQVENVSAQSNQAVAGQRTQIEQVATAMNQMSATSQEVARSAAAAVSSAHSVNDETISGRGLVESQQGSIAALASEIDQSVLVINQLASDSQSISRVLEVIKSIAEQTNLLALNAAIEAARAGEQGRGFAVVADEVRTLAKRTQQSTEEIEQMIARLHGGVGAAVKAMGVSHQMANGTVGQSEKVQQALENILGAVGMIVDQNQQIAAAVEQQTAVAHDIDQNIVEINRAGERTAEGAYQTENASRALSAQVVELKQLISAFRV; encoded by the coding sequence GTGAAGAGCTTGCTCTATCCCGCCGTCTCGCTGATGAACCGCTTGAGCTTCGGCATGAAGTTCAGCCTGATCAGCGTGCTGTTCCTGGTACCGATGCTGGTGACCAACTTCTATCTGGTGCGCGATTCCTATCGCGAATTCCAGGGCACCCGGGTGGAGTTGCAAAGCCTCGACCTGCTGGGCAGCAGCCTGACCCTGCGTCGGGATCTGGAAACCCTCAACAACCTGGTGCAGATCAACGTCACCCTCGGCCAGTCGGGCAAGGCCGGTAATGTCGAAGCGCAAATCACTGGCCTTGAGCAAAACGTACTGGCGCGCCTGCAAGGGCTGACGGCCATGACCGAGGATCCGGAGCAGATCAAGGTCTTCGATGCCAAGCGCGATGAGATGATTACCGCGTTCAAGGCCCAGCAAGCGGAAAACTCCCTGCAAAGCAAAAGTGCGCTGATCGGCAAGCTGCTCGGCAGTGCACAGATTTTCAGCCAGATCATCGCCAGCCAGGCCGGTCTGAGCCGCGACACCCAGAGTGACATTCGCCAACTCAGCGAGCTGGTCACAGCGATCACGCCGGCCATCACCCAGACCCTCGGCGAAGGCCGGGCCGTGGGCTCTTTCTCGTTGGGGCAGGGGTTTCTCAACAGTTCCTCCAGTACCCGGTTCGATGAGCTGCTGGCACAGATCGAAAAACTTCAGGGCGAGTACGGGCTGAAATTGCAGGATGCGCTGGGCTCAAGCAAGGCCGCACGGGATTCGCTGAGTGCCGTGGCCGACGCCAGCAAGGCCTCGCTGAAACAGGCCAGCGAAATATTCGAAGAGCAAGTGGTGGTGGCCGAGACCCTCGATGCGCCGTGGCAGGCGTTTTATGATCAGGTCACCGCACTGATGGACCGGACTTACCAGCTCAACGAAGCCACCCTGAAATTCCTCGATACCCAATTGCAGCAGCGTCTGGCGCAGAACCGCACGCACATGGTGTTGCAGGCCGTGGCGCTGTCGGTGGTGTTCGTGTTGATTTTCTATCTCTATGGCGGCTTCTACGCCTCGACCCGCACCACGCTCAAACGCCTTGGCGCGATGATGGACAAAGTCGCGGCCGGGGACATGACGGTCAATTTCGTGGCCCATAGTCGCGATGAACTGGGCGAACTGGGTGAAGTGTTCAATGGCACGGTGCGCAAGATCCACGACCTGATCGAGCGGGTCGGGCATACCGTCGGCGAAGTCGAGCGTCAGGCCGGGCAAGTGGAAAACGTCTCGGCACAAAGCAATCAGGCCGTGGCCGGGCAGCGCACCCAGATCGAACAAGTGGCCACGGCCATGAACCAAATGTCAGCGACCTCGCAGGAAGTCGCCCGCAGTGCGGCGGCTGCGGTGAGCAGCGCCCACAGCGTCAACGACGAAACCATCAGTGGACGTGGCCTGGTGGAGTCGCAGCAGGGCAGCATCGCGGCACTGGCCAGCGAGATCGATCAGTCGGTGCTGGTGATCAATCAGTTGGCCAGTGACAGCCAGTCGATCAGTCGTGTGCTGGAGGTGATCAAGAGCATCGCCGAGCAGACCAATCTGCTGGCTCTCAACGCGGCGATCGAAGCGGCGCGGGCCGGGGAACAGGGACGAGGTTTTGCGGTGGTGGCGGACGAGGTTCGGACCCTGGCCAAACGCACTCAACAATCGACCGAAGAAATCGAGCAGATGATCGCCAGGCTTCACGGTGGGGTCGGCGCAGCAGTGAAGGCCATGGGCGTCAGCCATCAGATGGCCAATGGCACCGTCGGGCAATCGGAAAAGGTCCAGCAGGCACTGGAAAACATCCTCGGTGCGGTAGGCATGATCGTCGATCAGAACCAGCAGATCGCGGCTGCCGTGGAGCAGCAGACTGCTGTCGCCCATGACATCGACCAGAACATCGTCGAGATCAACCGCGCCGGTGAGCGCACGGCCGAAGGTGCCTATCAGACCGAAAACGCGAGTCGGGCCCTGTCGGCGCAGGTAGTCGAGTTGAAGCAGTTGATCAGCGCCTTCCGGGTCTGA
- a CDS encoding TatD family hydrolase — MELIDSHTHLDFPDFDADRAALLAESRALGVRRMVVLGVYEGNWQRVWDLVQSDPELYAAFGLHPVYLDQHRPEDLLVLGDWLTRLHGHRQLCAVGEIGLDYFIETLDRERQQALFDAQLQLAADFELPALIHVRRSHAAVIATLKRFKLKRGGIIHAFAGSREEAREYIKLGFKLGLGGAPTWPQALRMHRVLADLPLGSVVLETDSPDMAPAMYPGVRNTPAHLPAICTALAGLMNVTAEQLAEASTANGCEVFGW, encoded by the coding sequence GTGGAGCTGATCGACAGCCACACCCACCTGGACTTTCCCGACTTCGACGCCGACCGTGCGGCGTTGCTGGCTGAAAGCCGTGCCCTCGGGGTGCGGCGGATGGTGGTGCTGGGGGTGTATGAGGGCAACTGGCAGCGGGTGTGGGATCTGGTGCAAAGCGATCCCGAGTTGTACGCGGCTTTCGGCTTGCACCCGGTCTATCTCGATCAGCATCGGCCAGAAGATTTGCTTGTACTGGGCGATTGGCTGACACGGCTGCACGGTCATCGGCAACTGTGCGCCGTCGGCGAAATAGGGCTGGATTACTTCATCGAAACCCTCGACCGCGAACGCCAGCAAGCGCTGTTCGACGCGCAACTGCAACTGGCGGCGGATTTCGAGTTACCCGCGCTGATCCACGTGCGGCGCAGTCATGCGGCAGTGATTGCCACGCTCAAGCGCTTCAAGCTCAAGCGCGGGGGCATCATCCATGCCTTCGCCGGCAGTCGTGAAGAAGCGCGGGAGTACATCAAGTTGGGGTTCAAACTCGGCCTCGGTGGCGCACCCACCTGGCCCCAGGCCTTGCGCATGCATCGGGTGCTGGCCGACTTGCCACTGGGTTCGGTGGTGCTGGAAACCGACTCACCGGACATGGCGCCCGCCATGTACCCCGGCGTGCGCAATACACCAGCGCATTTGCCGGCCATCTGCACGGCACTTGCCGGGTTGATGAACGTCACTGCAGAACAACTCGCCGAGGCCAGCACTGCCAACGGCTGCGAAGTGTTCGGCTGGTAG
- the cra gene encoding catabolite repressor/activator: MKLSDIARLAGVSVTTASYVINGKAEQQRISTATVERVRAVVDQHGFTPNPQAAGLRSRHTRTLGFILPDLENPSYARIAKLLEQGARARGYQLLIASSDDAPDSERQLLQLFRARRCDALIVASCLPAGDDSYRQLQAKGLPVIAIDRVMDPEHFCSVVSDDREASLHLTESLLDPQPKQIVLLGARPELSISQERAAGFKQALTGFKGEVLIEHAESFSRECGKQLMEELLQRLGHLPDALVTTSYVLLQGVFDALHDFPLKNRPLRLGTFGDTQLLDFLPLPVNAMAQQHQLIADKALALALAAVEQADYQPGVQAIARTFKQRIHRG; this comes from the coding sequence TTGAAACTCAGTGATATCGCGCGGTTGGCCGGAGTGTCCGTGACCACCGCCAGCTACGTCATCAACGGCAAGGCCGAACAGCAACGCATCAGCACCGCGACCGTCGAGCGGGTGCGGGCGGTGGTCGATCAGCACGGCTTTACCCCCAATCCCCAGGCGGCCGGGCTGCGCAGTCGGCACACCCGGACCCTGGGTTTCATCCTGCCGGACCTGGAAAACCCCAGTTACGCGCGGATCGCCAAGCTGCTGGAACAAGGCGCCCGGGCGCGGGGCTATCAGTTGCTGATCGCCAGTTCCGACGATGCGCCGGACAGCGAACGGCAACTGCTGCAACTGTTCCGCGCCCGGCGCTGCGATGCGTTGATCGTTGCCAGTTGCCTGCCGGCCGGTGATGACAGTTATCGCCAGTTGCAGGCCAAGGGTTTGCCGGTCATCGCCATCGACCGAGTGATGGACCCCGAGCACTTCTGCTCGGTGGTCAGTGACGACCGCGAGGCCAGCCTGCACCTCACCGAAAGCCTGCTCGACCCGCAACCGAAACAGATCGTGCTGCTGGGCGCCCGCCCGGAACTGAGCATCAGCCAGGAACGCGCCGCCGGCTTCAAACAGGCTCTCACGGGCTTCAAAGGCGAAGTGCTGATCGAGCACGCCGAGTCCTTCAGCCGCGAGTGCGGCAAGCAATTGATGGAAGAACTCCTGCAACGCCTCGGGCATTTGCCCGATGCACTGGTGACCACGTCCTACGTGCTGTTGCAGGGTGTGTTCGATGCGCTGCATGACTTCCCGCTCAAGAACCGCCCGCTGCGTCTTGGCACGTTTGGCGACACTCAGTTGCTGGACTTCCTGCCGCTGCCGGTCAACGCCATGGCCCAGCAGCACCAGTTGATCGCCGACAAGGCGCTGGCACTGGCGCTGGCGGCGGTCGAGCAAGCGGATTACCAGCCTGGCGTACAGGCCATCGCTCGTACCTTCAAGCAGCGTATTCATCGGGGCTGA
- the ptsP gene encoding phosphoenolpyruvate--protein phosphotransferase has translation MLELTIEQISMGQSAVDKPAALQLLADHLVADGLVADGYLAGLQAREAQGSTFLGQGIAIPHGTPETRDQVFATGVRLMQFPDGVDWGDGQIVYLAIGIAAKSDEHLRLLQLLTRALGETDLGQALRRASSPEALLKLLQGAPQELALDAQMIGLGVSADDFEELVWRGARLLRQADCVSNGFAGVLQQVEALPLGDGLWWLHSEQTVKRPGLAFVTPDKPMRYLGQPLSGLFCLASLGEAHQALLERLCALLIEGRGHELGRATSSRKVLEVLGGELPADWPSARIALANAHGLHARPAKILAQLAKSFDGEIRIRIVDGQDSAVSVKSLSKLLSLGARRGQVLEIIAEPSIAADALPALLAAIEEGLGEEVEPLPAVSQQREVIADIAEVLSAPTSGSLLQAIPAAPGIAIGPAHIQVQQTIDYPLRGESATIERERLKNALADVRQDIQGLIERSKAKAIREIFITHQEMLDDPELTDEVDTRLKQGESAEAAWMAVIEAAAKQQEALQDALLAERAADLRDIGRRVLAQLCGVQTPAEPEQPYILVMDEVGPSDVARLDPARVAGILTARGGATAHSAIVARALGIPALVGAGAAVLLLKPGTPLLLDGQRGRLHVDADAATLQRASEERDTREQRLKAAAEQRHQPAHTTDGHAVEVFANIGESAGVTSAVEQGAEGIGLLRTELIFMAHPQAPDEATQEAEYRRVLDGLAGRPLVVRTLDVGGDKPLPYWSIAKEENPFLGVRGIRLTLQRPQIMEAQLRALLRSADNRPLRIMFPMVGSVDEWRQARDMTERLRLEIPVADLQLGIMIEVPSAALLAPVLAKEVDFFSVGTNDLTQYTLAIDRGHPTLSAQADGLHPAVLQLIDITVRAAHAHGKWVGVCGELAADPLAVPVLVGLGVDELSVSGRSIAEVKARIRELSLTQTQTLAQQALAVGSANEVRALVEAL, from the coding sequence ATGCTCGAGCTCACTATAGAGCAGATATCCATGGGCCAATCGGCTGTGGATAAACCCGCTGCCCTGCAATTGCTGGCCGATCATCTGGTGGCTGATGGTCTGGTCGCCGACGGTTACCTTGCCGGTTTGCAGGCGCGGGAAGCCCAGGGCTCGACCTTTCTCGGCCAAGGCATTGCGATCCCGCATGGCACGCCCGAAACCCGCGATCAGGTGTTTGCCACCGGCGTGCGGCTGATGCAGTTTCCCGACGGCGTGGATTGGGGCGACGGCCAGATCGTCTATCTGGCCATCGGTATCGCCGCCAAATCCGACGAACACCTGCGCCTGCTGCAATTGCTGACCCGCGCCCTCGGCGAGACCGATCTGGGCCAGGCCCTGCGCCGCGCCAGTTCGCCCGAAGCGCTGCTGAAACTGTTGCAAGGCGCGCCACAGGAACTGGCGCTGGATGCGCAGATGATCGGCCTCGGGGTCTCCGCCGACGATTTCGAAGAACTGGTCTGGCGCGGTGCACGTCTGCTGCGTCAGGCCGATTGTGTGAGCAACGGTTTTGCCGGCGTGCTGCAGCAAGTCGAAGCGCTGCCGCTGGGTGATGGCCTGTGGTGGCTGCACAGCGAGCAGACCGTGAAGCGTCCGGGCCTGGCCTTCGTCACTCCGGACAAACCGATGCGTTACCTCGGTCAGCCGCTCAGCGGTCTGTTTTGTCTGGCCAGCCTCGGCGAAGCGCATCAGGCGTTGCTCGAGCGTTTGTGCGCGTTGCTGATCGAAGGTCGTGGCCATGAACTGGGCCGCGCCACCAGCAGCCGCAAAGTCCTCGAAGTGCTCGGCGGCGAGTTGCCGGCCGACTGGCCAAGTGCGCGAATTGCGCTGGCCAACGCCCATGGCCTGCATGCGCGGCCGGCGAAGATCCTCGCGCAACTGGCGAAGAGTTTTGACGGTGAGATTCGCATCCGCATCGTCGACGGCCAGGACAGCGCCGTGTCGGTGAAAAGCCTGAGCAAACTGCTGAGCCTCGGCGCCCGTCGCGGCCAGGTGCTGGAAATCATCGCCGAGCCGAGCATCGCCGCCGACGCCTTGCCGGCCTTGCTGGCGGCCATCGAAGAAGGCCTCGGCGAAGAAGTCGAACCGTTGCCGGCCGTGAGCCAACAACGTGAAGTGATCGCCGACATCGCCGAAGTCTTGAGCGCCCCGACCTCCGGCAGCCTGCTGCAAGCGATTCCTGCTGCCCCCGGCATTGCCATCGGCCCGGCGCACATTCAGGTCCAGCAAACCATCGATTACCCGTTGCGCGGTGAGTCCGCCACCATTGAGCGCGAGCGTCTGAAAAATGCCCTGGCCGACGTGCGTCAGGACATCCAGGGCCTGATTGAGCGCAGCAAGGCCAAGGCAATCCGCGAGATTTTCATCACCCACCAGGAAATGCTCGACGACCCGGAGCTCACCGACGAAGTCGACACCCGCCTCAAGCAAGGCGAAAGCGCCGAAGCAGCCTGGATGGCGGTGATCGAGGCCGCCGCGAAACAACAGGAAGCGTTGCAGGACGCTTTGCTCGCCGAACGTGCCGCCGACCTGCGCGACATCGGTCGTCGAGTGCTGGCGCAACTGTGCGGCGTGCAGACGCCCGCCGAGCCTGAGCAGCCGTACATTCTCGTGATGGATGAGGTCGGCCCGTCCGACGTCGCGCGTCTGGATCCGGCGCGGGTCGCGGGGATTCTTACCGCCCGTGGTGGCGCCACCGCTCACAGCGCCATCGTGGCGCGCGCGCTGGGGATTCCGGCGCTGGTCGGTGCGGGCGCTGCGGTATTGCTGCTGAAACCGGGCACGCCGTTGCTGCTCGATGGCCAGCGCGGTCGCCTGCATGTGGATGCCGATGCCGCGACCCTGCAACGCGCCAGCGAAGAACGCGACACCCGCGAACAACGCCTGAAGGCCGCCGCCGAACAACGCCATCAACCGGCGCACACCACCGACGGCCACGCCGTGGAAGTGTTCGCCAACATCGGCGAAAGCGCCGGTGTCACCAGCGCGGTGGAGCAGGGCGCCGAAGGCATCGGTCTGTTGCGCACCGAGCTGATTTTCATGGCCCACCCGCAGGCGCCGGACGAGGCGACTCAGGAAGCCGAATACCGCCGCGTCCTCGACGGCCTCGCCGGTCGGCCGCTGGTGGTACGCACTCTCGACGTCGGCGGCGATAAACCGTTGCCGTATTGGTCGATTGCCAAGGAAGAAAATCCGTTCCTCGGCGTACGCGGCATTCGCCTGACCTTGCAGCGTCCGCAGATCATGGAAGCGCAGTTGCGCGCCTTGCTGCGCTCGGCGGATAACCGCCCGCTGCGGATCATGTTCCCGATGGTCGGCAGCGTCGACGAGTGGCGTCAGGCCCGCGACATGACCGAGCGGCTGCGCCTGGAAATCCCGGTCGCCGACCTGCAACTGGGGATCATGATCGAAGTGCCGTCCGCCGCGTTGCTGGCGCCAGTGCTGGCCAAAGAAGTCGATTTCTTCAGCGTCGGCACCAACGACCTGACGCAATACACCCTGGCCATCGATCGCGGTCATCCGACCCTGTCCGCCCAGGCTGACGGCCTGCACCCGGCGGTGCTGCAACTGATCGACATCACCGTGCGCGCGGCCCATGCCCACGGCAAATGGGTCGGCGTCTGTGGCGAACTGGCGGCGGACCCGCTGGCGGTGCCGGTGCTGGTCGGCCTCGGTGTGGATGAACTGAGCGTGTCCGGGCGCAGCATCGCCGAGGTCAAGGCGCGCATCCGCGAACTCAGCCTGACCCAGACTCAAACCCTTGCTCAACAAGCCCTGGCCGTGGGCAGCGCCAACGAAGTGCGCGCATTAGTGGAGGCCCTGTAA